In Deinococcus sp. QL22, the following are encoded in one genomic region:
- a CDS encoding NADH-quinone oxidoreductase subunit C translates to MDAVTGGNDGSGGGNSEKLTGRNASMQSSQSQPVRPVAESRPAPTDDPSVGRHSLAAQGLNPTDPRDVKPLMAALGLTEDDAAEPTAIVPAEQLREVAMQLKARGFMLMDTVGIDYSAYTSPRPKRFAVLHNVYHPDDHRRLFLRVWLHDSEPLDSLYPVWKAANYLEREVYDLMGVEFVGHPDLRKVLTPDDLEGHPLRKDFPLGETPTLFREGRFLDPATFRAGLSGQQRGLTGYRGELRRGQGEDRMPPVMPEGGPK, encoded by the coding sequence GTGGACGCGGTGACGGGCGGCAACGATGGCTCCGGCGGCGGCAACAGCGAAAAACTGACCGGGCGCAACGCGAGCATGCAGAGTTCTCAGAGCCAACCGGTGCGGCCTGTGGCAGAATCTCGGCCCGCGCCCACCGACGACCCCAGTGTGGGACGGCATTCGCTGGCCGCGCAGGGCCTCAATCCCACCGACCCACGCGACGTGAAACCGCTGATGGCCGCGCTGGGCCTGACCGAAGACGACGCTGCCGAACCCACCGCTATCGTGCCCGCCGAGCAACTGCGCGAAGTCGCCATGCAACTCAAAGCTCGCGGCTTCATGCTGATGGACACGGTGGGCATCGATTACAGCGCCTACACCAGCCCCCGGCCCAAGCGTTTTGCCGTGCTACACAACGTCTATCACCCCGATGACCACCGCCGGCTGTTTTTGCGGGTGTGGCTGCACGACAGCGAACCGCTGGACAGCCTGTATCCGGTCTGGAAGGCAGCCAACTATCTGGAGCGCGAGGTCTATGACCTGATGGGCGTGGAATTCGTGGGCCACCCCGACCTCCGCAAAGTGCTGACGCCGGATGATCTTGAAGGCCACCCGCTCCGCAAGGATTTTCCGCTGGGCGAAACGCCGACGCTGTTCCGGGAAGGCCGTTTCCTCGATCCAGCCACCTTCCGCGCGGGCCTGAGCGGGCAGCAACGCGGCCTGACCGGCTACCGGGGAGAACTGCGCCGGGGCCAGGGCGAAGACCGGATGCCGCCGGTGATGCCGGAAGGTGGGCCGAAGTGA
- a CDS encoding patatin-like phospholipase family protein yields the protein MTAYGLVLGGGGARGLAHIGVWRVLEEAGIKPTVLAGTSMGGLVGAFIAAGYSGAELEKISASVSWRRLVDWRPGTGLIRVSAFESWLSQHLPATFEELPLPLAVTATDVLTGRGVYLSRGNLLTALRATTAYPGALDPVPLDEMLLSDGGVLNQVPVDAALFLGVRKVLAVDVTAASPLELHGRRVLLWRREAHLGPVQALRRAVEIMQAQLTDARLSLYRPDILLRPVLGDVDLQNFNRSAQAIEAGRTAALAELPRIQTLLGSPGTG from the coding sequence ATGACGGCCTACGGATTGGTCTTGGGCGGCGGCGGGGCGCGGGGGCTGGCGCACATCGGTGTGTGGCGGGTACTGGAAGAAGCGGGAATCAAGCCTACTGTGCTGGCCGGAACCAGCATGGGCGGGCTGGTGGGCGCATTTATCGCGGCCGGTTATTCGGGCGCTGAACTGGAAAAAATATCGGCGTCGGTATCGTGGCGGCGCTTGGTGGATTGGCGGCCCGGCACTGGCCTGATCCGGGTGTCGGCCTTCGAGTCGTGGCTGTCTCAGCATTTGCCTGCCACCTTTGAAGAACTGCCTCTGCCGCTCGCGGTCACGGCCACCGATGTCCTGACTGGCCGGGGCGTGTACCTCTCGCGGGGCAACCTGCTGACGGCGCTCCGGGCCACTACCGCCTATCCGGGGGCGCTCGACCCTGTGCCACTCGATGAAATGCTGCTGTCGGACGGCGGCGTGCTGAATCAGGTTCCGGTAGATGCCGCGCTGTTTCTGGGCGTGCGGAAGGTGCTGGCCGTAGACGTGACCGCGGCCAGTCCGCTGGAACTGCACGGGCGGCGCGTGCTGCTGTGGCGGCGAGAAGCGCATTTGGGGCCAGTGCAAGCGCTCCGGCGGGCCGTGGAAATCATGCAGGCTCAACTGACCGACGCCCGCCTGAGTTTGTACCGCCCTGATATTTTACTGCGGCCCGTGCTGGGCGACGTAGACCTACAAAATTTCAACCGTTCGGCGCAGGCCATCGAGGCGGGGCGAACGGCGGCACTGGCCGAATTGCCGCGTATTCAGACGTTGTTGGGAAGTCCCGGCACCGGCTGA
- a CDS encoding NADH-quinone oxidoreductase subunit B family protein yields the protein MPLKELFERDWQELESEGVLFSSLEKLVAWGRSNSMWPATFGLACCAIEMMSSTDGRNDLARFGSEVFRASPRQADVMIVAGRLSKKMAPIMRRVYDQMPDPKWVISMGACASSGGMFNNYAIVQNVDSVVPVDIFVPGCPPRPEALIYAVMQLQKKVRGEAFDQLGHQLPMVDAWTR from the coding sequence ATGCCACTCAAGGAATTATTTGAACGCGACTGGCAGGAACTGGAATCCGAAGGCGTCCTGTTTTCCAGCCTGGAAAAATTGGTGGCGTGGGGCCGCAGCAACTCCATGTGGCCCGCCACTTTCGGCCTCGCCTGCTGCGCCATCGAAATGATGAGCAGCACCGATGGGCGCAACGACCTTGCCCGCTTCGGCTCCGAAGTGTTCCGCGCCTCGCCCCGGCAGGCCGACGTGATGATCGTGGCCGGACGCCTCAGCAAGAAAATGGCCCCGATTATGCGGCGGGTGTACGACCAGATGCCCGACCCCAAGTGGGTGATCAGCATGGGCGCGTGCGCCAGCTCGGGCGGCATGTTCAACAACTACGCCATCGTACAAAACGTAGACAGCGTGGTGCCCGTCGACATCTTTGTGCCCGGTTGCCCGCCCCGCCCCGAAGCCCTGATCTACGCCGTGATGCAGCTTCAGAAGAAAGTGCGCGGCGAAGCCTTTGACCAATTGGGCCACCAGTTGCCGATGGTGGATGCGTGGACGCGGTGA
- a CDS encoding carbohydrate kinase family protein, with translation MSSSPPLRVLVAGNTNAEFHLEAPVLPLPDVENTAYSHGLTLGVSGVGFNVAHALARLGADPGLLTFAGNDPAGELLRATLAFAFVCWTRPLLPLAREAGVPIVTDLQATPGPAHPYDQPFLAHADVLLLSAEYLTMPPLDALRAYRQRCDPAIIVISLGAEGALMSERGQAPHHQLVVPTRPVVSTNGAGDTLLSAFVWAYFGGYSAREALRLACTFAS, from the coding sequence ATGTCCAGTTCCCCTCCCCTGCGTGTGCTGGTGGCGGGAAATACCAACGCAGAGTTTCATCTAGAGGCCCCTGTCTTGCCGCTGCCCGACGTTGAAAACACCGCCTATTCGCACGGCCTCACGCTTGGCGTCAGCGGGGTGGGGTTCAACGTGGCGCACGCTCTGGCACGGCTGGGGGCCGATCCGGGCCTGCTGACCTTTGCCGGAAATGATCCCGCCGGGGAACTGTTACGTGCGACACTGGCATTCGCGTTTGTGTGCTGGACGCGCCCACTATTGCCATTGGCGCGTGAAGCGGGCGTGCCCATCGTAACCGATTTGCAGGCCACTCCCGGCCCCGCGCACCCCTATGACCAACCCTTTTTGGCCCATGCCGACGTACTTTTGCTGAGTGCCGAATACCTGACCATGCCCCCCCTAGACGCGCTCCGGGCCTACCGCCAGAGGTGTGACCCGGCCATTATCGTAATTTCGTTAGGCGCAGAGGGAGCATTGATGTCGGAACGGGGGCAGGCTCCGCACCATCAGCTTGTTGTGCCGACCCGCCCTGTCGTTTCCACTAACGGCGCAGGCGACACCCTACTTTCGGCGTTTGTGTGGGCCTATTTTGGTGGATATTCGGCGCGGGAAGCGTTGCGGCTGGCCTGCACCTTCGCCTCCTAG
- a CDS encoding serine/threonine-protein kinase: MPLAGQLVGDGVRLIRPVGRGSHSVVYFAVSKEGTPCAVKIFPLHLAAYADREYENAAPLDHPRLVRVLERTTVLNQPALVVTLARGETLFDRYSARPALTEERRAFLLTLVHLLDALAYLHARGMVHRDIKPENIVAEPDGSAKLVDFDLSGPVHEVLTAPTRMGTAAFQSPEAYRGEPLGPESDLYGVGVLLGWGLHGSVLEPGEMPPHSGDPLSHLHIILTRRDAASRPNNALWARTELLALAGLPY, encoded by the coding sequence ATGCCTTTGGCGGGTCAACTTGTGGGCGATGGGGTGCGATTGATTCGTCCCGTCGGGCGTGGCTCGCACAGCGTGGTTTATTTTGCGGTGTCCAAGGAAGGAACGCCCTGCGCCGTCAAAATATTCCCGCTCCATCTGGCGGCTTACGCAGACCGCGAATACGAGAACGCCGCGCCCCTCGATCATCCCCGCCTGGTGCGGGTGCTGGAGCGCACCACCGTCCTGAATCAGCCTGCGCTGGTAGTCACCCTGGCACGCGGCGAAACCCTGTTTGACCGCTACTCCGCCCGCCCCGCCCTGACCGAAGAACGCCGGGCCTTTTTGCTGACCCTGGTGCATCTGCTGGACGCTTTGGCTTACCTGCACGCACGCGGCATGGTTCACCGCGACATCAAGCCCGAAAATATCGTGGCCGAACCCGACGGCAGCGCCAAACTGGTGGATTTTGACCTGTCGGGGCCGGTACACGAAGTCCTGACCGCGCCTACACGCATGGGCACGGCAGCTTTTCAGAGTCCGGAGGCCTACCGGGGAGAACCGCTGGGGCCAGAAAGCGACCTGTACGGCGTGGGCGTGCTGCTGGGCTGGGGGCTGCACGGCTCGGTGCTGGAACCGGGCGAAATGCCGCCCCACAGCGGTGATCCCCTGTCGCATCTGCATATCATCCTGACCCGCCGCGACGCCGCTAGCCGTCCGAACAATGCGTTGTGGGCGCGAACGGAGTTGCTGGCGTTGGCGGGCTTGCCGTACTGA
- a CDS encoding phospholipase D-like domain-containing protein codes for MRLLPRFNPWSVVARLSISAVLGVLVGALLARGAVSLVLALVPAGQPYVRGVAGTLAAILSVMVGFGLSGALSTRALPIARLGLTRAQARIRGGIAAGATAGLLIVPVGALMGLAGIYRGGLLGDSFGAGQLTAGLGLVAALYGLLSGGLMGLLTLRARLAWRPAVAGLLGFGAVGLLAGAALGAVGVPSVLGGGGWGLLAVLASVLALGQVVGDLLIAASIDAASDRGEQDRAHSGQVASTLLVLVLALLGIWAVARAGVNFVQSRPSNPVALAVPQRQSLGDSLGCAAPTDPLELAAWRVTTREGRPDFSCGNTFLGFLHTPNPDPAFSSVPTTPHGGFDGLATQMAGAKREVLFAVMEWHDEPGRGPGAVLAGGIAQLYERVRGNPAAYPDGITLRIALGNFPVPVNLEWGPQVYAAARDLLAAGVPLADPARKWRVEVANYIGTFPHSHAKLLVTDGVDLTVMGFNVGPLHLDSARNDGHGGNVRDLGVRVRGPVAADGLNVFDDLWTRSRLLNCAPDVTAATVQRACRLGEVAKATHPQGTDELRIGVKGWERVFSLYRREGFRAADDATVGMIGAATQTIDLMHVSFSMSVGCNLALLNPGLCTFGDALPWMKALADAAGRGVQIRALLYEHGFLGLENRVGLAVLRRELERRGLADRLEARWYPGAVHAKTMLLDGRMLTVGSQNLHYSSWTPRGLNEYTLATTAPAAAAGYAREFAFFWSKAEPAELPGWLGGDGGEAD; via the coding sequence ATGCGCCTGTTGCCCCGCTTCAACCCTTGGTCTGTGGTGGCCCGCCTGAGCATTTCGGCGGTGCTGGGCGTGCTGGTGGGGGCGCTGCTGGCACGGGGCGCGGTGTCTTTGGTACTGGCGCTGGTTCCGGCAGGACAGCCGTATGTGCGCGGCGTAGCGGGCACATTGGCCGCCATCCTCAGCGTGATGGTGGGCTTTGGGCTGTCTGGGGCGCTGTCTACGCGGGCGCTTCCGATTGCCCGTCTGGGCCTCACGCGGGCACAGGCACGCATACGCGGCGGCATTGCGGCGGGGGCCACCGCTGGCCTTCTGATCGTGCCAGTCGGCGCTTTGATGGGTCTGGCGGGCATTTACCGGGGAGGCCTGCTGGGAGACAGCTTCGGCGCGGGCCAACTGACCGCCGGACTGGGCTTGGTGGCGGCGCTGTACGGCCTGTTGTCGGGCGGGCTTATGGGCCTGCTGACCCTACGGGCGCGGCTGGCCTGGCGTCCGGCGGTGGCGGGCCTGCTGGGATTCGGTGCGGTGGGGTTGCTGGCGGGCGCGGCACTGGGCGCGGTGGGCGTGCCAAGTGTGCTGGGCGGTGGGGGCTGGGGACTGTTGGCAGTACTGGCAAGTGTGCTGGCGCTGGGGCAGGTGGTGGGCGACCTGCTCATTGCCGCCAGCATAGACGCCGCCTCTGACCGGGGCGAGCAAGACCGGGCGCATTCCGGCCAAGTTGCAAGCACGCTGTTGGTGCTGGTGCTGGCGCTGCTGGGAATCTGGGCAGTGGCGCGTGCGGGCGTAAATTTTGTGCAGTCGCGGCCTTCCAATCCGGTGGCCCTAGCTGTACCCCAACGCCAGAGCCTGGGCGACAGCCTGGGTTGCGCGGCCCCTACCGACCCGCTGGAACTGGCCGCATGGCGCGTGACCACGCGGGAAGGCCGCCCTGACTTCTCGTGCGGCAATACCTTTTTGGGTTTTCTGCATACGCCCAATCCCGATCCGGCATTCAGCAGTGTTCCCACCACCCCACACGGCGGTTTTGACGGCCTGGCCACGCAAATGGCAGGTGCAAAACGGGAAGTCCTGTTTGCCGTGATGGAATGGCACGACGAGCCGGGGCGCGGGCCGGGGGCGGTGCTGGCCGGCGGAATAGCGCAATTGTATGAACGGGTGCGGGGCAATCCTGCCGCTTACCCAGACGGCATTACGCTGCGGATTGCGCTGGGGAATTTTCCGGTTCCCGTGAATCTGGAATGGGGGCCACAAGTGTACGCGGCGGCCCGCGACCTGCTGGCGGCGGGCGTGCCTCTGGCAGATCCGGCCCGCAAGTGGCGCGTAGAAGTCGCCAACTACATCGGCACTTTTCCCCACAGTCACGCCAAATTGCTGGTCACCGACGGCGTAGACCTGACCGTGATGGGCTTCAACGTGGGGCCGCTGCATCTGGATTCTGCCCGGAACGACGGCCACGGCGGCAACGTGCGTGACCTTGGCGTGCGGGTGCGCGGCCCCGTTGCCGCCGATGGCCTGAACGTCTTCGATGACCTCTGGACACGCAGCCGTCTGCTGAACTGCGCCCCGGACGTAACTGCCGCCACCGTACAGCGGGCCTGCCGACTGGGAGAAGTCGCCAAAGCCACGCATCCGCAAGGCACAGACGAGCTTCGGATCGGCGTGAAAGGCTGGGAGCGCGTGTTCAGCCTGTACCGCCGCGAGGGCTTCCGCGCCGCCGACGACGCCACTGTGGGTATGATCGGCGCGGCCACGCAAACCATCGACCTGATGCACGTGTCGTTCAGCATGAGCGTGGGCTGCAATCTGGCGCTGCTGAATCCGGGCCTGTGCACCTTCGGCGACGCCCTGCCGTGGATGAAAGCATTGGCCGACGCTGCGGGCCGGGGCGTACAGATCCGCGCCCTGCTGTACGAACACGGCTTTTTGGGGCTGGAAAACCGGGTGGGACTGGCCGTGCTGCGCCGCGAACTGGAACGGCGGGGGTTGGCAGACCGGCTGGAAGCCCGCTGGTATCCGGGGGCCGTCCACGCCAAAACCATGCTGCTCGATGGGCGCATGCTGACGGTCGGTTCTCAAAACCTGCACTATTCCTCGTGGACGCCGCGTGGCCTGAACGAATACACGCTGGCGACCACCGCCCCCGCCGCCGCTGCCGGGTATGCCCGCGAATTCGCCTTCTTTTGGAGCAAGGCTGAGCCTGCAGAATTGCCGGGCTGGTTGGGCGGGGATGGCGGGGAAGCGGATTGA
- a CDS encoding LCP family protein, with product MLARRPCARYTRPVRFGVVVLVALAGAVALCSPAFPALARYGALPSSADAPVTVLLAGVTPNYPPSAVWPYPAAPEDYSGLTDTLLLAQLRPDGTTNLLSIPRDTWMTIPRWGNGKINGANVHGGPDMLVSAVESLTGVNVDAYALLSLHAVRSMTDAAGGVTLDVAQRMKYNDTAGKLHIDLQPGRQHLNGEQAEGYLRFRKDGMGDIGRVARQQTFLTAFTGKLKNPLNVWRMPGIVGALNSNVKSNLSRAQVGALLGGILRGPTLTMHTVPGDFGGGGTWIPNRSALNATIAKHFRDPNDPRTLNIAVVNVAAPDGSARRLKEKLEGMGYQNVSISSALGSAATTTASGAAAARVLQDVGYGQVAANSQGAGGADVTVRLGSDTPGE from the coding sequence ATGTTGGCGCGGCGGCCCTGCGCCCGCTACACTCGCCCTGTGCGCTTTGGTGTGGTTGTTCTTGTTGCTCTGGCGGGGGCTGTGGCCCTCTGCTCTCCGGCTTTTCCGGCCCTTGCCCGTTACGGCGCTTTGCCCAGCAGCGCCGACGCCCCGGTGACCGTGCTGCTGGCAGGCGTTACACCCAATTATCCGCCCAGCGCAGTGTGGCCCTACCCCGCCGCGCCCGAAGATTACAGTGGCCTGACCGATACGCTGCTGCTGGCCCAACTTCGGCCCGATGGAACCACCAACCTGCTGAGCATTCCGCGTGATACGTGGATGACTATTCCGCGTTGGGGCAACGGCAAAATTAACGGCGCAAACGTACACGGCGGCCCAGACATGCTGGTGTCGGCGGTAGAAAGCTTGACTGGGGTGAATGTAGACGCCTACGCCCTGCTGAGTCTCCACGCGGTACGCTCGATGACCGACGCGGCAGGCGGCGTGACTCTGGATGTGGCCCAGCGCATGAAATACAACGATACGGCGGGCAAACTGCACATCGATCTGCAACCGGGGCGGCAACACCTGAACGGTGAGCAAGCCGAGGGCTACCTGCGCTTCCGCAAGGATGGAATGGGCGATATCGGGCGTGTGGCGCGGCAACAGACCTTCCTGACCGCCTTTACGGGCAAGCTGAAAAACCCGTTGAATGTGTGGCGCATGCCGGGCATCGTAGGTGCGCTCAATTCCAACGTGAAATCCAACCTGTCGCGGGCACAGGTCGGGGCGCTGCTGGGCGGCATACTGAGAGGGCCAACCCTGACCATGCACACAGTTCCCGGCGACTTTGGCGGCGGCGGCACGTGGATTCCCAACCGCAGTGCCCTGAACGCCACTATCGCCAAGCATTTCCGCGACCCCAACGACCCGCGCACCCTGAATATCGCTGTAGTCAACGTGGCTGCGCCCGACGGCAGCGCCCGCCGCCTGAAGGAAAAGCTGGAGGGCATGGGCTACCAGAACGTCAGTATCTCCTCGGCACTGGGGAGCGCGGCCACGACGACAGCGTCGGGCGCAGCGGCGGCGCGGGTGTTGCAGGATGTGGGCTACGGACAGGTCGCAGCCAACTCGCAGGGTGCAGGCGGCGCAGACGTGACGGTGCGGCTGGGAAGCGATACGCCGGGGGAATGA
- a CDS encoding NADH-quinone oxidoreductase subunit A produces MLLIAVGIGVLAVVVSAILGPKKASRAKLMAYESGNDPEGGVGTGQRFPVHFYLVAMLFIIFDIETAFFYPLAVAYQKLIPFAFFEALAFVLLLLVGYYYILRKGVLEWA; encoded by the coding sequence ATGCTGCTGATCGCTGTCGGGATTGGCGTGCTGGCCGTCGTGGTCAGCGCCATCCTTGGGCCGAAAAAAGCCAGCCGCGCCAAACTGATGGCCTACGAGAGCGGCAACGATCCCGAAGGCGGCGTGGGCACGGGCCAGCGCTTTCCGGTTCACTTCTACCTCGTCGCCATGCTGTTCATCATCTTCGACATCGAAACCGCCTTCTTTTACCCGTTGGCGGTGGCCTACCAGAAGCTGATTCCCTTCGCCTTCTTCGAGGCGCTGGCCTTCGTGCTTTTGCTGCTGGTGGGCTACTACTACATCCTGCGAAAAGGGGTGCTGGAGTGGGCGTAA
- a CDS encoding alpha-amylase family glycosyl hydrolase yields the protein MTQVPQAGAATLTGELKWWQHGIIYQIYPRSYQDSNGDGVGDLPGITARLPYIASLGVEAVWLSPIFTSPMRDFGYDVADYCDIDPLFGTLADFDALVAEAHRLGLKIMLDYVPNHSSSDHVWFQEAISSSDNPKRDWYVWQNPAPDGGPPNNWKSFFAGPAWTLDEASGQYYLHQFLPSQPDLNWRNPDVRAAMFDVLRFWMRRGVDGFRVDVIWLLAEDERYLDEPENPNWQPGQPDHWRLEHPYTQDQPETHEYIREMRRVLDEFDDRMMVGEIYLPIDRLLPYSGTPDAQMVHLPFNFHLILLPWTANEVRAFADSYDAASIAAGAWPNWVLGNHDQHRFKSRVGETQYRVAQTLLLTLRGTPTVYYGDELGMENVAIPLEQMVDPAGLQQPDVPSASRDPERTPMQWQAGPNAGFAPAGVTPWLPLAPDADTINVQAQQDDPHSDLNYFRALTKLRRDYPVLLGGDYRSLDTAHDDVFAFERTDGSQRLTVLLNFGAETREVAGLGGQTVLSSLSDLPDSAAALRPNEARIILN from the coding sequence ATGACACAAGTTCCGCAGGCGGGCGCGGCTACCCTGACGGGTGAACTGAAGTGGTGGCAACACGGCATCATCTACCAGATCTACCCCCGCTCCTATCAGGACAGCAACGGCGACGGCGTGGGCGATCTGCCCGGCATCACGGCGCGGCTGCCCTACATTGCCAGCCTGGGGGTAGAGGCCGTGTGGCTGTCGCCGATTTTTACCAGCCCCATGCGCGATTTTGGCTACGATGTGGCCGACTACTGCGACATAGACCCGTTGTTTGGCACGTTGGCTGACTTTGACGCGCTGGTGGCCGAGGCACACCGTTTGGGCCTGAAAATCATGCTGGACTACGTGCCCAACCACAGCAGTTCCGATCATGTCTGGTTTCAGGAAGCCATTTCCAGCTCCGACAACCCCAAGCGGGATTGGTACGTATGGCAAAACCCCGCGCCAGACGGCGGCCCGCCCAACAACTGGAAGTCTTTTTTTGCTGGCCCCGCGTGGACACTGGATGAAGCCAGCGGTCAGTATTATCTGCACCAGTTTCTGCCCAGCCAGCCCGACCTGAACTGGCGCAATCCCGATGTGCGGGCCGCCATGTTCGATGTGCTGCGCTTCTGGATGCGGCGCGGCGTGGACGGCTTCCGGGTAGACGTGATCTGGCTCTTGGCCGAAGACGAGCGTTACCTTGACGAGCCGGAAAACCCGAACTGGCAGCCCGGCCAGCCCGATCACTGGCGCTTGGAACATCCTTACACCCAGGATCAGCCCGAGACGCACGAGTACATCCGCGAGATGCGCCGCGTGCTGGACGAGTTCGATGACCGCATGATGGTGGGCGAAATCTACCTGCCCATAGACCGCCTGCTGCCCTATTCCGGCACGCCCGACGCCCAGATGGTGCATCTACCCTTCAACTTTCACCTGATTTTGCTGCCGTGGACTGCGAATGAGGTGCGGGCCTTTGCAGACAGCTACGACGCGGCCAGCATCGCTGCGGGCGCGTGGCCCAACTGGGTACTCGGCAACCACGACCAGCACCGCTTCAAGTCGCGTGTGGGGGAGACCCAGTACCGCGTGGCCCAGACCCTGCTGCTGACCCTGCGCGGCACGCCCACCGTATACTACGGCGATGAACTCGGCATGGAAAACGTGGCGATTCCGTTAGAGCAGATGGTCGACCCGGCGGGCCTGCAACAGCCCGATGTGCCCAGCGCCAGCCGCGACCCAGAGCGCACCCCCATGCAGTGGCAAGCTGGCCCGAATGCCGGATTTGCCCCCGCAGGCGTGACGCCCTGGCTGCCCCTCGCCCCCGATGCCGACACGATAAACGTGCAGGCCCAGCAAGACGACCCACACAGTGACCTGAACTATTTCCGCGCCCTGACCAAGCTGCGGCGTGACTATCCGGTGCTGCTGGGCGGCGATTACCGCAGCCTGGACACCGCCCACGACGATGTCTTTGCCTTTGAACGCACCGATGGAAGCCAGCGCCTGACCGTGCTGCTGAACTTTGGCGCAGAAACGCGGGAAGTGGCGGGACTGGGCGGCCAAACTGTGTTGAGCAGCCTCAGCGACCTGCCGGACAGCGCGGCAGCCCTGCGCCCCAACGAAGCACGAATCATTCTGAACTGA
- a CDS encoding acyl-CoA dehydrogenase family protein has translation MTASTLSPTADLTAEQQAVTGRAAQAIAQYADECEATQDVTGGAAEALRRSGYARLTLPAAEGGLGASLTQFAAAQATLGEAGAGLALILAMHGHIVGAAFGGRTLPDELLNALADASLAGKLLNALASEPELGSPSRGGLPRTAATSDPAGGWQISGRKTWATGARALDFALVNAATPDGQVGRFLVDLKGAGVTIEPTWTGALALRGSGSHDVVFDGAAARLHAPPSSGHPASAAWFWTAIAATYLGVGFAALHALTAYAHQRTPTALGAPIATLPRVQENIGRIAADLHAARAFLHAATQQWDAQPDGAAVPLIGAAKAYATNAAVSATDLAVRTAGGAALTPALPLERLLRDARAGLTHPPSDEAAYTAYGLSLLGS, from the coding sequence GTGACTGCCTCCACCCTCTCCCCCACCGCCGACCTGACCGCCGAGCAGCAAGCCGTGACTGGGCGGGCGGCACAGGCGATTGCCCAATACGCCGACGAGTGCGAGGCCACGCAGGACGTAACCGGGGGCGCTGCCGAAGCCTTACGCCGCAGCGGATACGCCCGCCTGACCCTGCCTGCTGCAGAGGGTGGTTTGGGCGCGAGCCTCACGCAATTTGCGGCGGCACAGGCGACGTTGGGCGAAGCGGGCGCGGGACTGGCTCTGATTCTGGCGATGCACGGGCATATCGTGGGTGCGGCGTTTGGGGGGCGCACCCTGCCCGACGAACTGCTGAACGCTTTGGCCGACGCCAGCCTTGCCGGAAAGCTGCTGAATGCGCTGGCCAGCGAACCCGAACTGGGCAGCCCTTCTCGCGGAGGCTTGCCACGCACCGCCGCCACGTCCGACCCAGCGGGCGGCTGGCAAATCAGTGGGCGCAAAACCTGGGCCACCGGAGCGCGGGCGCTGGACTTTGCATTGGTGAACGCCGCCACCCCCGATGGGCAGGTCGGGCGCTTTTTGGTAGACCTGAAGGGGGCGGGCGTGACGATAGAGCCGACGTGGACGGGTGCTTTGGCCCTCCGCGGCAGCGGCAGCCATGATGTGGTATTTGACGGCGCGGCGGCCCGCTTGCATGCCCCTCCCAGCAGCGGGCATCCAGCCAGTGCCGCGTGGTTCTGGACAGCCATCGCCGCGACCTATCTGGGTGTAGGATTCGCCGCCCTGCACGCGCTGACCGCCTACGCCCACCAGCGCACGCCCACCGCGCTGGGTGCGCCGATTGCCACGCTGCCCCGTGTGCAGGAAAATATAGGCCGAATCGCGGCTGACCTGCATGCCGCCCGCGCCTTCTTGCATGCCGCCACGCAGCAGTGGGACGCTCAGCCAGACGGCGCCGCTGTGCCTCTGATCGGTGCGGCCAAAGCCTATGCCACCAATGCCGCCGTGAGCGCCACCGACCTGGCCGTGCGGACGGCTGGGGGCGCGGCCCTGACGCCTGCGCTACCGCTGGAACGCCTGCTGAGGGACGCCCGCGCAGGGCTGACGCACCCGCCGAGCGACGAAGCGGCGTATACGGCGTATGGGCTGAGTTTGCTGGGGAGTTGA